A genomic stretch from Larimichthys crocea isolate SSNF chromosome XXII, L_crocea_2.0, whole genome shotgun sequence includes:
- the bbx gene encoding HMG box transcription factor BBX isoform X3 — protein sequence MKGGGRGKEPPVAGEVTGKRPKRKCLQWHPLLSKKTLDFSEEEEEEDEEELEKQPVLCGPEQGSQVQCGSTTEEVEEDSSEQRARRPMNAFLLFCKRHRSLVRQEHPRLDNRGATKILADWWAVLEPKEKQKYTDMAKEYKDAFMKANPGYKWCPTTSKPVKSPSCQPVSSPRKKVWSFSSNSTKDSTTAKKVPKTDSMPQLNFAMADPTKMGGLSMLLLAGEHALTNREIPSSTKPSLPDTASEGSSFPGDEEEMLSGTMPNRVPDVTESRVKSALSPLAESSLSAAPEGKPCRQSALFQLAEMCLASEAGKMDTVESQPEDSSSTASLEQTPVKPEIKEEKGDADDCPPSSHTSALLPLLSSVSSTSTDAIPPQLSSQNARVKNKSKKKEAAKSNDDDDVPCSTKKIVKKLNHAESNVDSVFSTIEAVAKGAWKDTEEKPKKKIQMSPSAGNSGVPKKKSKPKVKPFVKEKEEEMDEGSGQCGQYSSCEVEMKEDVGDASPKTEGDEASIGSTDLQGSMAEPQHSPDSPSPAKLKEEDKGKERSADGTCESSAESRGSRKSERSCKGALYKTLVSEGMLTSLRANIDRGKRGAFRASDHDANWSDDSWTVAQIGPNNPKKLKKSKSKDDSTQGLGKLEEEFERKFNSLPQYSPLTFDKKGTAVAKKKKTDSPTVQEEVSKVGKGPSPSQKKTSFHKIVRKHKHKKEKPVAQSDSSALDSASKAKPCAPVSTSTCPDVQSTANMEMLVGSQKRKARKTKITHLVRTADGSVSPVEEDKTRDLNQEQDKKPLPQQNLCNDKGCYSNPRAEEAERSTVSQELPAFFSLTALAEVAAMENVHRGQRGLAESQKKELAQTPVLISCADQ from the exons ATGAAGGGTGGAGGAAGGGGTAAGGAGCCACCTGTCGCAGGGGAGGTCACTGGCAAGCGCCCTAAACGCAAATGCCTGCAGTGGCATCCCCTTCTCTCCAAAAAGACTCTGGATTtctctgaggaggaagaggaagaggatgaagaggagctgGAAAAG CAGCCGGTGCTGTGCGGCCCGGAGCAGGGCTCGCAGGTGCAGTGTGGAAGCAcaacagaggaggtggaggaggactcGAGCGAACAGCGGGCACGGCGGCCGATGAacgccttcctcctcttctgcaaACGCCACCGGTCGCTGGTGCGACAGGAACACCCTCGCCTGGACAACCGCGGGGCCACCAAGATCCTGGCCGACTGGTGGGCCGTGCTGGAGCCTAAAGAGAAGCAGAAATACACTGACATGGCCAAGGAG TACAAGGACGCCTTTATGAAGGCGAACCCAGGCTACAAGTGGTGTCCCACCACCAGCAAACCAGTAAAGAGCCCTTCCTGTCAGCCAGTCAGCTCCCCTCGCAAAAAGGTTTGGTCCTTCTCTTCCAATTCAACCAAGGACTCCACCACTGCCAAAAAAGTGCCCAAAACTGACAGCATGCCACAGTTAAACTTTGCCATGGCAG ATCCTACAAAGATGGGAGGCCTTAGcatgctgctgttagctggGGAACATGCCCTCACAAACAGAGAG atccCTTCCAGCACTAAACCTAGTTTACCCGACACAGCCAGCGAAGGGAGCTCCTTTCCCGGGGATGAGGAAGAG ATGTTGTCTGGGACAATGCCGAACAGAGTGCCTGACGTTACTGAAAGCAGGGTCAAGTCTGCCCTTTCCCCACTGGCAGAG tCGTCTCTCTCTGCGGCACCTGAAGGAAAACCATGCAGACAGTCCGCTCTCTTCCAGCTTGCTGAG ATGTGTTTAGCGTCTGAAGCTGGAAAGATGGACACGGTGGAATCTCAGCCTGAGGACAGCTCGTCTACAGCGTCTCTCGAGCAGACTCCAGTCAAGCCAGAGAtcaaggaggagaaaggagacgCAGACGactgtcctccctcctctcacaCATCGGCCCTCTTACCTttgctctcctctgtctcttctaCCTCCACTGATGCCATTCCCCCGCAACTCAGCAGCCAAAACGCACGTGTCAAAAACAAGAGCAAGAAAAAAGAAGCGGCCAAGTCAAACGACGACGATGACGTCCCTTGCTCGACAAAGAAGATCGTCAAGAAGTTGAACCATGCAGAATCGAACGTGGACAGTGTCTTCAGTACGATTGAGGCTGTGGCCAAAGGGGCCTGgaaggacacagaggagaagcCCAAGAAGAAGATCCAGATGAGCCCTAGTGCAGGAAACTCTGGTGTGCCCAAAAAGAAGAGTAAGCCCAAAGTCAAGCCTTTtgtcaaagagaaagaggaggagatggacgAGGGCAGCGGGCAGTGTGGGCAGTACAGCTCCTGTGAAGTGGAGATGAAGGAAGACGTGGGCGACGCTAGTCCCAAGACAGAAGGAGACGAAGCGAGTATTGGAAGCACAGACCTTCAGGGAAGCATGGCAGAACCCCAGCACTCCCCCGACAGCCCCTCACCTGCTAAACTCAAAGAGGAGGACAAGGGGAAGGAGAGGTCGGCTGACGGGACCTGCGAGTCGAGCGCAGAGAGCCGCGGCTCCAGGAAATCCGAGCGGAGCTGCAAAGGCGCCTTGTATAAAACCCTCGTTTCTGAGGGGATGCTGACTTCGCTGAGAGCCAATATTGACCGAG GTAAAAGAGGCGCTTTCCGTGCTTCTGATCACGATGCAAACTGGAGTGACGACAGCTGGACGGTTGCTCAGATCGGACCGAATAACCCCAAGAAGCTGAAAAAGTCCAAGTCCAAAGATGACTCCACACAGGG CCTCgggaagctggaggaggagtTTGAAAGGAAGTTTAACAGCCTGCCACAGTACAGCCCGCTGACTTTTGATAAGAAGGGGACAGCCGtcgcgaagaagaagaagacagacagtcCAACTGTCCAGGAGGAAGTCTCCAAAGTTGGAAAAG GTCCATCTCCATCTCAGAAAAAGACTTCATTCCACAAGATTGTTaggaagcacaaacacaaaaaggagaaaCCAG TGGCACAGAGCGATTCCAGCGCGCTGGATTCAGCTTCCAAAGCCAAACCGTGCGCCCCCGTTTCCACGTCGACGTGCCCAGACGTCCAGAGCACCGCGAACATGGAGATGCTGGTCGGCAGCCAGAAGAGGAAGGCGAGGAAGACCAAGATCACACACTTGGTGCGCACAGCTGACGGCAGTGTGTCTCCAGTCGAGG AGGACAAAACTAGGGACCTGAACCAGGAACAGGATAAGAAGCCATTACCCCAACAGAATTTATGCAATGACAAAGGGTGCTACAGTAATCCCAGAGCAGAGGAGGCCGAGCGGAGCACCGTATCACAAGAGCTACCTGCTTTCTTCAGCTTGACCGCCCTCGCTGAGGTGGCAGCCATGGAAAACGTTCACAG AGGCCAGAGAGGCTTGGCCGAGAGTCAGAAGAAGGAGCTCGCCCAGACTCCGGTCCTCATCTCCTGCGCTGATCAgtga
- the bbx gene encoding HMG box transcription factor BBX isoform X4 — translation MKGGGRGKEPPVAGEVTGKRPKRKCLQWHPLLSKKTLDFSEEEEEEDEEELEKQPVLCGPEQGSQVQCGSTTEEVEEDSSEQRARRPMNAFLLFCKRHRSLVRQEHPRLDNRGATKILADWWAVLEPKEKQKYTDMAKEYKDAFMKANPGYKWCPTTSKPVKSPSCQPVSSPRKKVWSFSSNSTKDSTTAKKVPKTDSMPQLNFAMADPTKMGGLSMLLLAGEHALTNREIPSSTKPSLPDTASEGSSFPGDEEEMLSGTMPNRVPDVTESRVKSALSPLAESSLSAAPEGKPCRQSALFQLAEMCLASEAGKMDTVESQPEDSSSTASLEQTPVKPEIKEEKGDADDCPPSSHTSALLPLLSSVSSTSTDAIPPQLSSQNARVKNKSKKKEAAKSNDDDDVPCSTKKIVKKLNHAESNVDSVFSTIEAVAKGAWKDTEEKPKKKIQMSPSAGNSGVPKKKSKPKVKPFVKEKEEEMDEGSGQCGQYSSCEVEMKEDVGDASPKTEGDEASIGSTDLQGSMAEPQHSPDSPSPAKLKEEDKGKERSADGTCESSAESRGSRKSERSCKGALYKTLVSEGMLTSLRANIDRGKRGAFRASDHDANWSDDSWTVAQIGPNNPKKLKKSKSKDDSTQGLGKLEEEFERKFNSLPQYSPLTFDKKGTAVAKKKKTDSPTVQEEVSKVGKVAQSDSSALDSASKAKPCAPVSTSTCPDVQSTANMEMLVGSQKRKARKTKITHLVRTADGSVSPVEEDKTRDLNQEQDKKPLPQQNLCNDKGCYSNPRAEEAERSTVSQELPAFFSLTALAEVAAMENVHRGQRGLAESQKKELAQTPVLISCADQ, via the exons ATGAAGGGTGGAGGAAGGGGTAAGGAGCCACCTGTCGCAGGGGAGGTCACTGGCAAGCGCCCTAAACGCAAATGCCTGCAGTGGCATCCCCTTCTCTCCAAAAAGACTCTGGATTtctctgaggaggaagaggaagaggatgaagaggagctgGAAAAG CAGCCGGTGCTGTGCGGCCCGGAGCAGGGCTCGCAGGTGCAGTGTGGAAGCAcaacagaggaggtggaggaggactcGAGCGAACAGCGGGCACGGCGGCCGATGAacgccttcctcctcttctgcaaACGCCACCGGTCGCTGGTGCGACAGGAACACCCTCGCCTGGACAACCGCGGGGCCACCAAGATCCTGGCCGACTGGTGGGCCGTGCTGGAGCCTAAAGAGAAGCAGAAATACACTGACATGGCCAAGGAG TACAAGGACGCCTTTATGAAGGCGAACCCAGGCTACAAGTGGTGTCCCACCACCAGCAAACCAGTAAAGAGCCCTTCCTGTCAGCCAGTCAGCTCCCCTCGCAAAAAGGTTTGGTCCTTCTCTTCCAATTCAACCAAGGACTCCACCACTGCCAAAAAAGTGCCCAAAACTGACAGCATGCCACAGTTAAACTTTGCCATGGCAG ATCCTACAAAGATGGGAGGCCTTAGcatgctgctgttagctggGGAACATGCCCTCACAAACAGAGAG atccCTTCCAGCACTAAACCTAGTTTACCCGACACAGCCAGCGAAGGGAGCTCCTTTCCCGGGGATGAGGAAGAG ATGTTGTCTGGGACAATGCCGAACAGAGTGCCTGACGTTACTGAAAGCAGGGTCAAGTCTGCCCTTTCCCCACTGGCAGAG tCGTCTCTCTCTGCGGCACCTGAAGGAAAACCATGCAGACAGTCCGCTCTCTTCCAGCTTGCTGAG ATGTGTTTAGCGTCTGAAGCTGGAAAGATGGACACGGTGGAATCTCAGCCTGAGGACAGCTCGTCTACAGCGTCTCTCGAGCAGACTCCAGTCAAGCCAGAGAtcaaggaggagaaaggagacgCAGACGactgtcctccctcctctcacaCATCGGCCCTCTTACCTttgctctcctctgtctcttctaCCTCCACTGATGCCATTCCCCCGCAACTCAGCAGCCAAAACGCACGTGTCAAAAACAAGAGCAAGAAAAAAGAAGCGGCCAAGTCAAACGACGACGATGACGTCCCTTGCTCGACAAAGAAGATCGTCAAGAAGTTGAACCATGCAGAATCGAACGTGGACAGTGTCTTCAGTACGATTGAGGCTGTGGCCAAAGGGGCCTGgaaggacacagaggagaagcCCAAGAAGAAGATCCAGATGAGCCCTAGTGCAGGAAACTCTGGTGTGCCCAAAAAGAAGAGTAAGCCCAAAGTCAAGCCTTTtgtcaaagagaaagaggaggagatggacgAGGGCAGCGGGCAGTGTGGGCAGTACAGCTCCTGTGAAGTGGAGATGAAGGAAGACGTGGGCGACGCTAGTCCCAAGACAGAAGGAGACGAAGCGAGTATTGGAAGCACAGACCTTCAGGGAAGCATGGCAGAACCCCAGCACTCCCCCGACAGCCCCTCACCTGCTAAACTCAAAGAGGAGGACAAGGGGAAGGAGAGGTCGGCTGACGGGACCTGCGAGTCGAGCGCAGAGAGCCGCGGCTCCAGGAAATCCGAGCGGAGCTGCAAAGGCGCCTTGTATAAAACCCTCGTTTCTGAGGGGATGCTGACTTCGCTGAGAGCCAATATTGACCGAG GTAAAAGAGGCGCTTTCCGTGCTTCTGATCACGATGCAAACTGGAGTGACGACAGCTGGACGGTTGCTCAGATCGGACCGAATAACCCCAAGAAGCTGAAAAAGTCCAAGTCCAAAGATGACTCCACACAGGG CCTCgggaagctggaggaggagtTTGAAAGGAAGTTTAACAGCCTGCCACAGTACAGCCCGCTGACTTTTGATAAGAAGGGGACAGCCGtcgcgaagaagaagaagacagacagtcCAACTGTCCAGGAGGAAGTCTCCAAAGTTGGAAAAG TGGCACAGAGCGATTCCAGCGCGCTGGATTCAGCTTCCAAAGCCAAACCGTGCGCCCCCGTTTCCACGTCGACGTGCCCAGACGTCCAGAGCACCGCGAACATGGAGATGCTGGTCGGCAGCCAGAAGAGGAAGGCGAGGAAGACCAAGATCACACACTTGGTGCGCACAGCTGACGGCAGTGTGTCTCCAGTCGAGG AGGACAAAACTAGGGACCTGAACCAGGAACAGGATAAGAAGCCATTACCCCAACAGAATTTATGCAATGACAAAGGGTGCTACAGTAATCCCAGAGCAGAGGAGGCCGAGCGGAGCACCGTATCACAAGAGCTACCTGCTTTCTTCAGCTTGACCGCCCTCGCTGAGGTGGCAGCCATGGAAAACGTTCACAG AGGCCAGAGAGGCTTGGCCGAGAGTCAGAAGAAGGAGCTCGCCCAGACTCCGGTCCTCATCTCCTGCGCTGATCAgtga
- the bbx gene encoding HMG box transcription factor BBX isoform X1, whose amino-acid sequence MKGGGRGKEPPVAGEVTGKRPKRKCLQWHPLLSKKTLDFSEEEEEEDEEELEKQPVLCGPEQGSQVQCGSTTEEVEEDSSEQRARRPMNAFLLFCKRHRSLVRQEHPRLDNRGATKILADWWAVLEPKEKQKYTDMAKEYKDAFMKANPGYKWCPTTSKPVKSPSCQPVSSPRKKVWSFSSNSTKDSTTAKKVPKTDSMPQLNFAMADPTKMGGLSMLLLAGEHALTNREIPSSTKPSLPDTASEGSSFPGDEEEMLSGTMPNRVPDVTESRVKSALSPLAESSLSAAPEGKPCRQSALFQLAEMCLASEAGKMDTVESQPEDSSSTASLEQTPVKPEIKEEKGDADDCPPSSHTSALLPLLSSVSSTSTDAIPPQLSSQNARVKNKSKKKEAAKSNDDDDVPCSTKKIVKKLNHAESNVDSVFSTIEAVAKGAWKDTEEKPKKKIQMSPSAGNSGVPKKKSKPKVKPFVKEKEEEMDEGSGQCGQYSSCEVEMKEDVGDASPKTEGDEASIGSTDLQGSMAEPQHSPDSPSPAKLKEEDKGKERSADGTCESSAESRGSRKSERSCKGALYKTLVSEGMLTSLRANIDRGKRGAFRASDHDANWSDDSWTVAQIGPNNPKKLKKSKSKDDSTQGLGKLEEEFERKFNSLPQYSPLTFDKKGTAVAKKKKTDSPTVQEEVSKVGKGPSPSQKKTSFHKIVRKHKHKKEKPGAVDKVAQSDSSALDSASKAKPCAPVSTSTCPDVQSTANMEMLVGSQKRKARKTKITHLVRTADGSVSPVEEDKTRDLNQEQDKKPLPQQNLCNDKGCYSNPRAEEAERSTVSQELPAFFSLTALAEVAAMENVHRGQRGLAESQKKELAQTPVLISCADQ is encoded by the exons ATGAAGGGTGGAGGAAGGGGTAAGGAGCCACCTGTCGCAGGGGAGGTCACTGGCAAGCGCCCTAAACGCAAATGCCTGCAGTGGCATCCCCTTCTCTCCAAAAAGACTCTGGATTtctctgaggaggaagaggaagaggatgaagaggagctgGAAAAG CAGCCGGTGCTGTGCGGCCCGGAGCAGGGCTCGCAGGTGCAGTGTGGAAGCAcaacagaggaggtggaggaggactcGAGCGAACAGCGGGCACGGCGGCCGATGAacgccttcctcctcttctgcaaACGCCACCGGTCGCTGGTGCGACAGGAACACCCTCGCCTGGACAACCGCGGGGCCACCAAGATCCTGGCCGACTGGTGGGCCGTGCTGGAGCCTAAAGAGAAGCAGAAATACACTGACATGGCCAAGGAG TACAAGGACGCCTTTATGAAGGCGAACCCAGGCTACAAGTGGTGTCCCACCACCAGCAAACCAGTAAAGAGCCCTTCCTGTCAGCCAGTCAGCTCCCCTCGCAAAAAGGTTTGGTCCTTCTCTTCCAATTCAACCAAGGACTCCACCACTGCCAAAAAAGTGCCCAAAACTGACAGCATGCCACAGTTAAACTTTGCCATGGCAG ATCCTACAAAGATGGGAGGCCTTAGcatgctgctgttagctggGGAACATGCCCTCACAAACAGAGAG atccCTTCCAGCACTAAACCTAGTTTACCCGACACAGCCAGCGAAGGGAGCTCCTTTCCCGGGGATGAGGAAGAG ATGTTGTCTGGGACAATGCCGAACAGAGTGCCTGACGTTACTGAAAGCAGGGTCAAGTCTGCCCTTTCCCCACTGGCAGAG tCGTCTCTCTCTGCGGCACCTGAAGGAAAACCATGCAGACAGTCCGCTCTCTTCCAGCTTGCTGAG ATGTGTTTAGCGTCTGAAGCTGGAAAGATGGACACGGTGGAATCTCAGCCTGAGGACAGCTCGTCTACAGCGTCTCTCGAGCAGACTCCAGTCAAGCCAGAGAtcaaggaggagaaaggagacgCAGACGactgtcctccctcctctcacaCATCGGCCCTCTTACCTttgctctcctctgtctcttctaCCTCCACTGATGCCATTCCCCCGCAACTCAGCAGCCAAAACGCACGTGTCAAAAACAAGAGCAAGAAAAAAGAAGCGGCCAAGTCAAACGACGACGATGACGTCCCTTGCTCGACAAAGAAGATCGTCAAGAAGTTGAACCATGCAGAATCGAACGTGGACAGTGTCTTCAGTACGATTGAGGCTGTGGCCAAAGGGGCCTGgaaggacacagaggagaagcCCAAGAAGAAGATCCAGATGAGCCCTAGTGCAGGAAACTCTGGTGTGCCCAAAAAGAAGAGTAAGCCCAAAGTCAAGCCTTTtgtcaaagagaaagaggaggagatggacgAGGGCAGCGGGCAGTGTGGGCAGTACAGCTCCTGTGAAGTGGAGATGAAGGAAGACGTGGGCGACGCTAGTCCCAAGACAGAAGGAGACGAAGCGAGTATTGGAAGCACAGACCTTCAGGGAAGCATGGCAGAACCCCAGCACTCCCCCGACAGCCCCTCACCTGCTAAACTCAAAGAGGAGGACAAGGGGAAGGAGAGGTCGGCTGACGGGACCTGCGAGTCGAGCGCAGAGAGCCGCGGCTCCAGGAAATCCGAGCGGAGCTGCAAAGGCGCCTTGTATAAAACCCTCGTTTCTGAGGGGATGCTGACTTCGCTGAGAGCCAATATTGACCGAG GTAAAAGAGGCGCTTTCCGTGCTTCTGATCACGATGCAAACTGGAGTGACGACAGCTGGACGGTTGCTCAGATCGGACCGAATAACCCCAAGAAGCTGAAAAAGTCCAAGTCCAAAGATGACTCCACACAGGG CCTCgggaagctggaggaggagtTTGAAAGGAAGTTTAACAGCCTGCCACAGTACAGCCCGCTGACTTTTGATAAGAAGGGGACAGCCGtcgcgaagaagaagaagacagacagtcCAACTGTCCAGGAGGAAGTCTCCAAAGTTGGAAAAG GTCCATCTCCATCTCAGAAAAAGACTTCATTCCACAAGATTGTTaggaagcacaaacacaaaaaggagaaaCCAGGTGCAGTGGACAAAG TGGCACAGAGCGATTCCAGCGCGCTGGATTCAGCTTCCAAAGCCAAACCGTGCGCCCCCGTTTCCACGTCGACGTGCCCAGACGTCCAGAGCACCGCGAACATGGAGATGCTGGTCGGCAGCCAGAAGAGGAAGGCGAGGAAGACCAAGATCACACACTTGGTGCGCACAGCTGACGGCAGTGTGTCTCCAGTCGAGG AGGACAAAACTAGGGACCTGAACCAGGAACAGGATAAGAAGCCATTACCCCAACAGAATTTATGCAATGACAAAGGGTGCTACAGTAATCCCAGAGCAGAGGAGGCCGAGCGGAGCACCGTATCACAAGAGCTACCTGCTTTCTTCAGCTTGACCGCCCTCGCTGAGGTGGCAGCCATGGAAAACGTTCACAG AGGCCAGAGAGGCTTGGCCGAGAGTCAGAAGAAGGAGCTCGCCCAGACTCCGGTCCTCATCTCCTGCGCTGATCAgtga
- the bbx gene encoding HMG box transcription factor BBX isoform X2 codes for MKGGGRGKEPPVAGEVTGKRPKRKCLQWHPLLSKKTLDFSEEEEEEDEEELEKPVLCGPEQGSQVQCGSTTEEVEEDSSEQRARRPMNAFLLFCKRHRSLVRQEHPRLDNRGATKILADWWAVLEPKEKQKYTDMAKEYKDAFMKANPGYKWCPTTSKPVKSPSCQPVSSPRKKVWSFSSNSTKDSTTAKKVPKTDSMPQLNFAMADPTKMGGLSMLLLAGEHALTNREIPSSTKPSLPDTASEGSSFPGDEEEMLSGTMPNRVPDVTESRVKSALSPLAESSLSAAPEGKPCRQSALFQLAEMCLASEAGKMDTVESQPEDSSSTASLEQTPVKPEIKEEKGDADDCPPSSHTSALLPLLSSVSSTSTDAIPPQLSSQNARVKNKSKKKEAAKSNDDDDVPCSTKKIVKKLNHAESNVDSVFSTIEAVAKGAWKDTEEKPKKKIQMSPSAGNSGVPKKKSKPKVKPFVKEKEEEMDEGSGQCGQYSSCEVEMKEDVGDASPKTEGDEASIGSTDLQGSMAEPQHSPDSPSPAKLKEEDKGKERSADGTCESSAESRGSRKSERSCKGALYKTLVSEGMLTSLRANIDRGKRGAFRASDHDANWSDDSWTVAQIGPNNPKKLKKSKSKDDSTQGLGKLEEEFERKFNSLPQYSPLTFDKKGTAVAKKKKTDSPTVQEEVSKVGKGPSPSQKKTSFHKIVRKHKHKKEKPGAVDKVAQSDSSALDSASKAKPCAPVSTSTCPDVQSTANMEMLVGSQKRKARKTKITHLVRTADGSVSPVEEDKTRDLNQEQDKKPLPQQNLCNDKGCYSNPRAEEAERSTVSQELPAFFSLTALAEVAAMENVHRGQRGLAESQKKELAQTPVLISCADQ; via the exons ATGAAGGGTGGAGGAAGGGGTAAGGAGCCACCTGTCGCAGGGGAGGTCACTGGCAAGCGCCCTAAACGCAAATGCCTGCAGTGGCATCCCCTTCTCTCCAAAAAGACTCTGGATTtctctgaggaggaagaggaagaggatgaagaggagctgGAAAAG CCGGTGCTGTGCGGCCCGGAGCAGGGCTCGCAGGTGCAGTGTGGAAGCAcaacagaggaggtggaggaggactcGAGCGAACAGCGGGCACGGCGGCCGATGAacgccttcctcctcttctgcaaACGCCACCGGTCGCTGGTGCGACAGGAACACCCTCGCCTGGACAACCGCGGGGCCACCAAGATCCTGGCCGACTGGTGGGCCGTGCTGGAGCCTAAAGAGAAGCAGAAATACACTGACATGGCCAAGGAG TACAAGGACGCCTTTATGAAGGCGAACCCAGGCTACAAGTGGTGTCCCACCACCAGCAAACCAGTAAAGAGCCCTTCCTGTCAGCCAGTCAGCTCCCCTCGCAAAAAGGTTTGGTCCTTCTCTTCCAATTCAACCAAGGACTCCACCACTGCCAAAAAAGTGCCCAAAACTGACAGCATGCCACAGTTAAACTTTGCCATGGCAG ATCCTACAAAGATGGGAGGCCTTAGcatgctgctgttagctggGGAACATGCCCTCACAAACAGAGAG atccCTTCCAGCACTAAACCTAGTTTACCCGACACAGCCAGCGAAGGGAGCTCCTTTCCCGGGGATGAGGAAGAG ATGTTGTCTGGGACAATGCCGAACAGAGTGCCTGACGTTACTGAAAGCAGGGTCAAGTCTGCCCTTTCCCCACTGGCAGAG tCGTCTCTCTCTGCGGCACCTGAAGGAAAACCATGCAGACAGTCCGCTCTCTTCCAGCTTGCTGAG ATGTGTTTAGCGTCTGAAGCTGGAAAGATGGACACGGTGGAATCTCAGCCTGAGGACAGCTCGTCTACAGCGTCTCTCGAGCAGACTCCAGTCAAGCCAGAGAtcaaggaggagaaaggagacgCAGACGactgtcctccctcctctcacaCATCGGCCCTCTTACCTttgctctcctctgtctcttctaCCTCCACTGATGCCATTCCCCCGCAACTCAGCAGCCAAAACGCACGTGTCAAAAACAAGAGCAAGAAAAAAGAAGCGGCCAAGTCAAACGACGACGATGACGTCCCTTGCTCGACAAAGAAGATCGTCAAGAAGTTGAACCATGCAGAATCGAACGTGGACAGTGTCTTCAGTACGATTGAGGCTGTGGCCAAAGGGGCCTGgaaggacacagaggagaagcCCAAGAAGAAGATCCAGATGAGCCCTAGTGCAGGAAACTCTGGTGTGCCCAAAAAGAAGAGTAAGCCCAAAGTCAAGCCTTTtgtcaaagagaaagaggaggagatggacgAGGGCAGCGGGCAGTGTGGGCAGTACAGCTCCTGTGAAGTGGAGATGAAGGAAGACGTGGGCGACGCTAGTCCCAAGACAGAAGGAGACGAAGCGAGTATTGGAAGCACAGACCTTCAGGGAAGCATGGCAGAACCCCAGCACTCCCCCGACAGCCCCTCACCTGCTAAACTCAAAGAGGAGGACAAGGGGAAGGAGAGGTCGGCTGACGGGACCTGCGAGTCGAGCGCAGAGAGCCGCGGCTCCAGGAAATCCGAGCGGAGCTGCAAAGGCGCCTTGTATAAAACCCTCGTTTCTGAGGGGATGCTGACTTCGCTGAGAGCCAATATTGACCGAG GTAAAAGAGGCGCTTTCCGTGCTTCTGATCACGATGCAAACTGGAGTGACGACAGCTGGACGGTTGCTCAGATCGGACCGAATAACCCCAAGAAGCTGAAAAAGTCCAAGTCCAAAGATGACTCCACACAGGG CCTCgggaagctggaggaggagtTTGAAAGGAAGTTTAACAGCCTGCCACAGTACAGCCCGCTGACTTTTGATAAGAAGGGGACAGCCGtcgcgaagaagaagaagacagacagtcCAACTGTCCAGGAGGAAGTCTCCAAAGTTGGAAAAG GTCCATCTCCATCTCAGAAAAAGACTTCATTCCACAAGATTGTTaggaagcacaaacacaaaaaggagaaaCCAGGTGCAGTGGACAAAG TGGCACAGAGCGATTCCAGCGCGCTGGATTCAGCTTCCAAAGCCAAACCGTGCGCCCCCGTTTCCACGTCGACGTGCCCAGACGTCCAGAGCACCGCGAACATGGAGATGCTGGTCGGCAGCCAGAAGAGGAAGGCGAGGAAGACCAAGATCACACACTTGGTGCGCACAGCTGACGGCAGTGTGTCTCCAGTCGAGG AGGACAAAACTAGGGACCTGAACCAGGAACAGGATAAGAAGCCATTACCCCAACAGAATTTATGCAATGACAAAGGGTGCTACAGTAATCCCAGAGCAGAGGAGGCCGAGCGGAGCACCGTATCACAAGAGCTACCTGCTTTCTTCAGCTTGACCGCCCTCGCTGAGGTGGCAGCCATGGAAAACGTTCACAG AGGCCAGAGAGGCTTGGCCGAGAGTCAGAAGAAGGAGCTCGCCCAGACTCCGGTCCTCATCTCCTGCGCTGATCAgtga